ATGAAAAAGTGCGCAAAGAATATTGGGGCTATGCACCTGATGAAACCTTTGATAACGAAGCATTAATTCGCGAGCAGTACCAAGGTATTCGACCCGCACCGGGCTACCCTGCTTGTCCTGAGCACACCGAAAAAGGCTTATTGTGGGAGCTACTGGATGTGGAAAACAACATCGGTATGGAGCTAACTTCTAGCTATGCCATGTGGCCGGGCGCAGCGGTTAGTGGCTGGTACTTTGCTCACCCTGATTCAAAATACTTTGCGGTCGCTAAAGTCAACAAAGATCAAGTATTGGATTATGCCGCCCGTAAAGGCTTCACAATAGAGCAAGCAGAGCGATGGTTAGCGGCCAATTTGGACTATGATCCGGATTAACGGCGCTGATTAAACTTTGCGTGAGTGACGAGTAACCAAGTTTTAAACTTTAGATATGAAAAAGCTCGAAAGTTTATGCTTTCGAGCTTTTTATTAATCTGAATGTATTAACTCTTGTTGAAGCGGAATACTAGACTTTAATCAGCTGCTTACCTGTATTTGCGCCTTTGTATAAATCAGCAAGTGCTTGTGGTGCATTTTCCAATCCTTCGGTAATGTTTTCGCGATATTTTAATTCGCCTTGCGTGTACCACTGGGCAAGTTGTTGCAATGCGGCTGGCGCTTTAGCGGTGTGATCAATCAACACAAAGCCCATTACCGTTAAGCGCTTGGTCAGGATATGGCGATCGCGGCGCGGGCCTAGTGGTGTTTCTGGCTCCCAGCTCTCAACTGCAGCGGTACCGACTTGTAGCGCACGAGCGTTCATCGCTAGGTTAGGGTAAACCGCATCGGCGATAGCGCCAGAGGTGTTGTCAAAAAATACGTTAATGCCTTCTGGTGCAAGCTCAGCAATCGCTTTTTCTAAGTTTTCGGTAGTTTTGTAGTTAAGCGCGTGATCGTAGCCAAATTCATTAACGCACATCTCAACTTTATCGTCGCTACCCGTTAAACCAATCACTTTACAGCCTTTAATTTTGGCAATTTGACCAGCGATACTGCCCACACCACCAGCTGCGGTTGAAATTAACACAGTTTCACCCGCTTCAATTTTACCAAGCTCATTAAGTACCAAGTAGGCAGTTAAACCATTTGGCCCTAATGCCCCAAGAGCGCTTGAAATTGGGGCTAGTTCAGGATTTATTTTACGTACCATTGGGTTAGGCTCACACACGCAGTATTCTTGCCAGCCGAAAATGCCGTAAACCGTGTCTCCTTTGGCGTAATCTGGGTGTTTCGAGTCAACAATTTCACCAACACAAATTGAACGCATGACTTCATCAATTTGCACTGGTGGTAAGTAGTTTGGCTCTAGCGATACCCAGCCACGCATTGCAGGGTCAATCGATAGGTAAATATTTTTAACGGCAATTTGACCTTCAGCTAGGGTTAAATCTAGCTCGGTGGTTTTTGCTGAAAAGTGCTCTGGTCCTGGGATGCCGTCGGGGCGATTTGATAATACGATTTGGCGATTTTGCATCACACTCTACCTTTTATTCTTAGCTTCTAATAATAATCTGTTACCCCATTATAACCATCGCGTCAGTAACTGGTTATCAGGTAATCTATTAACAGTAATGCAATTTTTGAATAACGACAGGCTATTTTCACAAGTTGAAGACTACGGCTGAGCTAGGTTTTGCTGAGAATGATAGCTCTGTTAAATCAGCTCGCGTAAAATCCTTGTTCTGTAACTCGTTATCTTTGTTTATAAATGGCTAAACCTCGTAAAAA
This Thalassotalea euphylliae DNA region includes the following protein-coding sequences:
- a CDS encoding NADP-dependent oxidoreductase — encoded protein: MQNRQIVLSNRPDGIPGPEHFSAKTTELDLTLAEGQIAVKNIYLSIDPAMRGWVSLEPNYLPPVQIDEVMRSICVGEIVDSKHPDYAKGDTVYGIFGWQEYCVCEPNPMVRKINPELAPISSALGALGPNGLTAYLVLNELGKIEAGETVLISTAAGGVGSIAGQIAKIKGCKVIGLTGSDDKVEMCVNEFGYDHALNYKTTENLEKAIAELAPEGINVFFDNTSGAIADAVYPNLAMNARALQVGTAAVESWEPETPLGPRRDRHILTKRLTVMGFVLIDHTAKAPAALQQLAQWYTQGELKYRENITEGLENAPQALADLYKGANTGKQLIKV